A DNA window from Cetobacterium ceti contains the following coding sequences:
- the atpH gene encoding ATP synthase F1 subunit delta, translating into MIANQVGKRYAEAIYSVAEANNNVKAVYEVLNSIMELYKTDVDFRNFITHPLLKVAQKKEALGKIFTDADENTLDILYYILEKGRIGEIREIVAEFVKIDYAKNQILDVEATFAVELNEEQKDKLIKKLENKTGKKIKLVVNVDKSLIGGGIIRIGDQVTDGSIRRQLETLTQK; encoded by the coding sequence AGCTGAAGCAAATAACAATGTAAAAGCTGTTTATGAGGTATTAAACTCAATTATGGAGTTATATAAGACAGATGTAGATTTCAGAAACTTTATAACTCATCCATTACTTAAAGTAGCTCAGAAAAAAGAAGCATTAGGAAAGATATTTACTGATGCTGATGAAAATACTTTAGATATTCTTTACTATATTTTAGAAAAGGGTAGAATTGGAGAAATAAGAGAAATAGTAGCTGAGTTTGTGAAAATAGACTATGCTAAAAATCAAATTCTTGATGTAGAAGCTACTTTTGCAGTGGAATTAAATGAAGAACAAAAAGATAAATTAATTAAAAAATTAGAAAATAAAACTGGAAAGAAAATCAAGTTAGTAGTTAATGTTGATAAGAGTCTAATAGGTGGAGGAATCATCAGAATCGGTGATCAGGTAACTGACGGAAGTATCCGTAGACAGTTAGAAACTCTAACACAAAAATAG